The Lycium ferocissimum isolate CSIRO_LF1 chromosome 10, AGI_CSIRO_Lferr_CH_V1, whole genome shotgun sequence genome window below encodes:
- the LOC132034720 gene encoding uncharacterized protein LOC132034720, with amino-acid sequence MFYLHMFYFTIIFASKLITEATIEKSEEKLSNETLKKSGCEDVNVVNCSDPRVLITIQRFNLKTFKSIAFLDYRTPVKGSNPNERDVAWRFRNKKDRSWRKYRDFRRFKIGFTDDCSYKVVHAGRWHSGVNARRPRSRFNSSRTSPRAKFAPPVRDEEINDTIPILGSDSAFKNGKYLYYSRGGDYCKGMNQYMWSFLCALGEAQYLNRTFVMDLSICLASSHTRSHKDEEGKDFRFYFDFEHLKETASIVDEGDFLKDWRKWNRAHKKKISVRKVKDYKVSPDQLLKDKSTIIWRQFDAPEPENYWYRVCEGPSAKYIQRPWQALWKSKRLMNIVTEISGSMDWDFDAVHVVRGEKAQNKALWPYLDADTSPDSLVTKLQGIIMPWRNLYVATNEPFYNYFDKLRSHYKVHLLDDYSYLWSNTSEWYNETTQLNGGHPVEFDGYMRVEVDTEVFYRAKSRVETFYNLTKDCKDGINTC; translated from the coding sequence ATGTTTTACCTTCATATGTTCTATTTCACTATAATATTTGCATCAAAACTGATAACTGAAGCTACTATCGAGAAATCCGAAGAAAAGTTGTCCAATGAGACTCTTAAAAAATCAGGATGTGAGGATGTGAATGTAGTGAATTGTTCGGATCCTCGGGTTTTGATCACGATCCAgaggtttaatttgaagacaTTTAAGTCCATCGCGTTTTTGGACTATCGGACGCCTGTTAAGGGGTCGAACCCGAATGAGCGTGACGTGGCGTGGAGGTTTAGAAACAAGAAAGATAGATCTTGGAGAAAGTACCGGGATTTTCGGAGGTTTAAGATCGGGTTTACCGATGATTGTAGTTACAAAGTGGTTCACGCCGGTCGTTGGCATTCGGGAGTAAATGCACGTCGTCCAAGAAGTCGATTTAATTCCAGTAGAACTAGTCCAAGAGCCAAATTTGCTCCACCGGTTCGAGATGAGGAGATTAACGATACCATTCCGATCTTGGGATCGGATTCAGCTTTCAAGAACGGGAAATACTTGTATTATTCGCGGGGTGGTGATTACTGTAAAGGAATGAACCAGTACATGTGGAGTTTTCTGTGTGCTTTGGGTGAAGCTCAGTACTTGAATCGAACATTCGTGATGGATTTGAGTATCTGCTTAGCATCTTCtcatactcgtagtcataaggATGAGGAGGGAAAAGATTTTAGATTCTATTTTGATTTCGAACATTTGAAGGAAACTGCATCGATTGTCGATGAAGGAGATTTCCTTAAAGATTGGAGGAAATGGAATAGGGCGCATAAGAAGAAAATCTCGGTAAGAAAGGTTAAGGACTACAAAGTGTCCCCCGACCAACTGTTGAAGGATAAGAGCACAATTATATGGAGGCAATTTGATGCCCCTGAACCGGAGAACTATTGGTATCGGGTCTGTGAAGGACCTTCTGCCAAATACATCCAGAGACCATGGCAGGCTTTGTGGAAATCAAAGCGACTGATGAACATAGTAACTGAGATTAGTGGAAGCATGGACTGGGATTTTGATGCTGTTCATGTTGTTCGTGGAGAGAAAGCACAGAACAAGGCGTTGTGGCCCTACCTGGATGCTGATACGTCTCCCGATTCCCTTGTCACGAAGCTTCAAGGAATTATTATGCCTTGGAGGAATCTGTATGTTGCCACAAACGAGCCATTTTATAACTATTTCGATAAGCTTAGATCTCACTACAAAGTGCATTTGCTTGATGATTATAGCTACTTGTGGAGTAATACAAGTGAGTGGTATAACGAAACAACACAACTGAACGGTGGCCATCCAGTTGAGTTTGATGGGTATATGAGAGTTGAAGTTGACACAGAGGTCTTTTATCGAGCAAAATCAAGGGTCGAGACATTTTACAACCTGACAAAAGACTGCAAAGATGGAATCAACACTTGCTAG